A region from the Marinobacter bohaiensis genome encodes:
- a CDS encoding RidA family protein — protein MTNKSVIQTENAPAAIGTYSQAVKAGDTVYLSGQIPLDPETMDVVSGDISVSIRRVFDNLAAVCEASGGQLQDIVKLNIYLTDLGNFGTVNEIMATYFQEPYPARAAIGVAALPKGVPVEMDAVMVLS, from the coding sequence ATGACCAATAAATCCGTAATCCAGACCGAAAACGCGCCGGCGGCGATCGGCACCTATTCCCAGGCGGTCAAGGCGGGCGATACCGTTTACCTGTCCGGCCAGATCCCGCTTGATCCGGAGACCATGGACGTGGTCAGCGGCGACATCAGCGTCAGCATCCGCCGGGTGTTCGACAACCTGGCCGCGGTATGCGAGGCGTCCGGCGGCCAGTTGCAGGACATCGTCAAGCTGAACATCTACCTGACCGATCTGGGTAACTTTGGCACCGTCAACGAAATCATGGCCACCTATTTCCAGGAGCCCTATCCGGCCCGGGCCGCCATCGGCGTGGCCGCGCTGCCCAAGGGCGTGCCGGTGGAAATGGACGCGGTCATGGTGCTGAGCTGA
- a CDS encoding molybdopterin-dependent oxidoreductase, which translates to MENGIHYRTCHLCEAMCGVAIEMRDGHIASVRGDRDDPFSHGHICPKAVALKDIHNDPDRLTRPLQRTAEGWKELDWDSALDLVARRLHQVRTEHGRNAVGVYLGNPNVHNHGALVANLPFLRALGTQNRFSATSNDQLPHMLANLEMFGHQLLFPIPDIDHTELLICIGANPLASNGSLMSVPDLKGRLKALKARGGELVVIDPRRTETARQADAFHFIRPGSDALLLMAMVNVLFAENRVDLGAAQHWTRDLELVRLACLPYSPEAVAQQTGIEPVIIRDLAHRLATTQRAVLYGRIGTSTQSFGGLATWLIYLLNILTGKLDATGGLMFTQPAVDLVTLGALSGQRGHVGRRTSRVRGLPEFGGEYPASTMAEEMLTPGNGRIRAFVTIAGNPVLSSPGGQRLDEGLAQLDFMVSIDYYLNETTRHADIILPPTSALERSHYDVIFNMLAVRNVAKYSEPLFQPDDDARHDWQIMLELAHRLERLKRGGSLGLRRELGWRAFKRIGPDGLLDLALRTGPYGQPVGRLQPLLQPAVDLIEAVLPERHPLKHLTGLSPLDRRWQDLPKGLSLAALRDQPHGLDLGPLRPSLPDRLYTRDRQVHLAPRRYLEDLPRLYQRLSEPVGGHLQLIGRRHLRSNNSWMHNSQRLVKGPERCTLMIHPRDASLAGLANGDQAEVTSEAGRIVLPVEITEDVMPGVVSVPHGWGHTRAGTTQRVAQAHAGASINDVIRDNQVDPVSGTSVLNGQAVTVTRHANEQRRRA; encoded by the coding sequence ATGGAAAACGGTATCCATTACCGGACCTGCCACCTGTGCGAAGCCATGTGCGGCGTGGCCATCGAGATGCGGGACGGGCACATCGCCTCGGTTCGTGGCGACCGGGACGACCCGTTCAGTCACGGCCACATCTGTCCCAAGGCGGTGGCGCTCAAGGATATCCACAACGATCCGGATCGCCTGACCCGGCCCCTGCAACGCACCGCCGAGGGCTGGAAGGAACTGGACTGGGACAGCGCCCTCGACCTGGTCGCCCGTCGTCTGCACCAGGTCCGCACGGAACACGGCCGCAACGCCGTCGGTGTCTACCTGGGCAACCCCAACGTCCACAACCACGGCGCCCTGGTGGCCAACCTGCCGTTCCTGCGCGCGCTGGGCACCCAGAACCGTTTTTCCGCCACCTCCAACGACCAGTTGCCCCACATGCTGGCCAATCTGGAAATGTTCGGCCACCAGTTGCTGTTCCCGATTCCCGACATCGACCACACCGAGCTGCTCATCTGCATCGGCGCCAACCCCCTGGCCTCCAACGGCAGCCTGATGTCGGTACCGGATCTCAAGGGCCGGCTCAAGGCACTCAAGGCCCGTGGCGGCGAATTGGTGGTGATCGATCCACGCCGGACGGAAACGGCGCGCCAGGCGGACGCCTTTCACTTCATCCGCCCCGGCAGCGACGCCCTGCTGCTGATGGCCATGGTCAACGTGCTGTTCGCGGAGAACCGGGTGGATCTCGGTGCCGCCCAGCACTGGACCCGCGACCTGGAACTGGTGCGCCTGGCGTGCCTGCCCTATAGCCCGGAAGCCGTGGCCCAGCAGACCGGTATCGAGCCGGTGATCATCCGCGACCTGGCGCACCGGCTGGCCACAACCCAGCGAGCCGTGCTCTACGGCCGCATCGGCACCAGTACCCAATCCTTCGGCGGCCTGGCCACCTGGCTCATCTACCTGCTCAACATCCTGACCGGCAAGCTCGACGCCACCGGCGGCCTGATGTTCACCCAGCCGGCGGTGGATCTGGTGACCCTGGGCGCCCTCTCCGGCCAGCGCGGCCATGTGGGACGACGCACCAGCCGCGTGCGCGGGTTGCCGGAGTTCGGCGGCGAATACCCTGCCAGCACCATGGCCGAAGAAATGCTGACGCCGGGCAACGGCCGCATCCGCGCTTTCGTGACCATCGCCGGGAATCCGGTCCTGTCCAGCCCCGGCGGTCAGCGGCTGGACGAGGGTCTGGCCCAGCTCGACTTCATGGTCTCCATCGACTACTACCTCAATGAAACCACCCGCCACGCCGACATCATCCTGCCGCCCACCAGCGCCCTGGAGCGCAGTCATTACGATGTGATCTTCAACATGCTCGCGGTGCGCAATGTGGCCAAGTACAGCGAGCCCCTGTTCCAGCCCGACGACGATGCCCGTCACGACTGGCAGATCATGCTGGAACTGGCCCATCGCCTGGAACGGCTGAAACGCGGTGGCTCGCTGGGTCTGCGCCGGGAACTGGGCTGGCGCGCTTTCAAGCGGATCGGGCCGGACGGTTTGCTGGATCTGGCCCTGCGCACCGGCCCCTACGGTCAACCGGTGGGACGCCTGCAACCCTTGTTGCAGCCGGCAGTGGACCTGATCGAGGCCGTCCTGCCTGAACGCCACCCCCTCAAGCACCTGACCGGTTTGAGCCCGTTGGATCGACGCTGGCAGGATCTGCCCAAGGGATTATCCCTGGCCGCACTGCGCGACCAGCCCCACGGCCTTGACCTGGGGCCGTTACGGCCGAGCCTGCCCGACCGGCTCTACACCCGGGATCGCCAGGTCCACCTGGCACCGCGACGCTACCTGGAAGATCTGCCCCGCCTCTACCAACGCCTGTCGGAGCCGGTCGGTGGTCACCTGCAGCTGATCGGTCGGCGCCACCTGCGCAGCAACAATTCCTGGATGCACAACAGCCAGCGTCTGGTCAAAGGCCCGGAGCGCTGCACCCTGATGATTCACCCCCGGGACGCGTCGCTGGCAGGACTGGCCAACGGCGACCAGGCGGAGGTGACTTCGGAGGCCGGACGCATTGTGCTGCCGGTCGAGATCACCGAAGATGTCATGCCCGGTGTGGTCTCGGTGCCCCATGGCTGGGGCCACACCCGCGCCGGTACCACACAGCGGGTTGCCCAGGCCCACGCCGGCGCGAGCATTAACGACGTGATCCGTGACAACCAGGTGGACCCGGTCAGCGGCACCTCGGTGCTCAACGGGCAGGCGGTGACGGTCACGCGCCATGCCAACGAACAACGCCGACGGGCCTGA
- a CDS encoding hydrogen peroxide-inducible genes activator, whose amino-acid sequence MTLTELRYIVTLAREKHFGRAAERCHVSQPTLSVAVKKLEDELGVPLFERSKSSIRVTETGSQIIEQAQRVLDQVGVIRDMAQNGKNQLNSPLKVGAIYTIGPYLFPHLLPELRRAAPEMPLFIEEGYTGDLRKKLRQSELDAIIIALPFEEPEVVTLPLYDEPFVVLLPADHPLTREESLSPEQLAKEQLLLLGPGHCFRDQVLESCPPLEDAIAARVSGAAAKPSLVTEGSSLETIRHMVASGLGVTVLPMSAATAMEYREDILAVRPFKAPVPFRTVALAWRVTFPRPKAIDVLSLAASQCRVIEKSDKALPVSAASA is encoded by the coding sequence ATGACCCTGACCGAATTACGCTACATCGTCACCCTGGCGCGGGAAAAGCATTTCGGCCGAGCGGCTGAGCGCTGCCACGTCAGCCAGCCTACCCTGAGTGTCGCCGTTAAGAAACTGGAGGATGAACTCGGCGTGCCGCTGTTCGAGCGCAGCAAGAGCAGCATCCGCGTGACCGAGACCGGATCCCAGATCATCGAGCAGGCCCAGCGGGTTCTGGATCAGGTGGGCGTGATCCGCGACATGGCTCAAAACGGCAAGAACCAGCTCAATTCGCCGTTGAAAGTGGGAGCCATTTACACCATCGGCCCCTATCTCTTCCCGCACCTGCTGCCGGAACTGCGCCGCGCCGCGCCGGAGATGCCGCTGTTCATCGAGGAAGGCTACACCGGCGACCTGCGCAAGAAGCTGCGTCAGTCGGAGTTGGACGCCATCATCATCGCGCTGCCGTTCGAAGAGCCGGAAGTGGTGACTCTGCCGCTTTACGACGAACCGTTCGTGGTCCTGCTGCCGGCGGATCACCCGCTGACCCGCGAAGAGTCCCTGTCGCCGGAACAACTGGCCAAGGAACAGCTGCTGCTGCTGGGACCGGGTCACTGTTTCCGGGATCAGGTGCTGGAATCCTGCCCGCCGCTGGAAGACGCCATCGCCGCACGGGTTTCCGGCGCCGCGGCCAAGCCCTCCCTGGTGACCGAAGGCAGTTCCCTGGAAACCATCCGCCACATGGTGGCCTCCGGCCTGGGCGTGACCGTGCTGCCCATGTCCGCCGCCACGGCCATGGAGTACCGGGAAGACATCCTGGCGGTACGCCCGTTCAAGGCGCCGGTGCCTTTCCGCACCGTGGCCCTGGCCTGGCGTGTCACGTTCCCGCGGCCCAAGGCCATCGACGTGCTGTCGCTGGCCGCGAGCCAGTGCCGCGTGATCGAGAAGTCCGACAAGGCCCTGCCCGTCTCGGCGGCCTCTGCCTGA
- a CDS encoding RelA/SpoT family protein, which yields MSAEAPALTSVETLADQLSTYLDRPRINQVRRAYYYAEQAHEGQMRRSGEAYITHPLAVAGILADMKLDHQSLMAAMLHDVIEDTGIPKDALSEQFGEPVADLVDGVSKLTQIEFRSRAEAQAENFQKMTLAMARDIRVILVKLADRLHNMRTLGHMSYEKRQRIATETLDIYAPIANRLGMHTLCTELEDLGFSFLYPMRSRYISKAVETLRGSHREIIEEIRGRLEEKLHERGLPGRIMGREKHLNSIYNKMKFKHKSFHEIMDVYAFRIITDSTDDCYRILGAVHSLYKPLPGRFKDYIAMPKANGYQSLHTTLFGMHVNIEIQIRTEEMEHIANNGIAAHWLYKNDNSSVLEVSQRRVDRWVKGLMEMRERADDSLEFIEHVKVDLFPDEIYVFTPKGKILELPGGATPIDFAYAIHTDIGNACVACRINRNLGSLSQPLQSGQTVEIITAPGARPNPAWLGFVVTGKARSSIRHFLKYQKKAESLELGKTLLKKSLAGFGHKLGDIDDSQRQRVCKHNQVGSFDDLLSDIGLGNRMAYIVARQLVSDPGGDGQQPDHDGFDVVNLHPSGAGRGTMTIQGTEGLVIRFAGCCKPIPGDPVVGVMESGTGMVIHSDTCRKLPEKGADGSPLMHLKWAKDITDEFSVELRVELERQRGVIAEVASAVSMADGNIERINVEEQNARLSIVSLVVHVNGRRHLARVMRRVRNIRAVTHIARVRH from the coding sequence GTGTCAGCAGAGGCTCCAGCGCTTACATCCGTCGAAACACTGGCGGATCAGCTGAGTACCTACCTTGACCGGCCCCGCATCAATCAGGTGCGGCGGGCCTACTATTACGCCGAGCAGGCCCACGAAGGCCAGATGCGCCGTTCCGGCGAAGCCTACATTACTCATCCGCTGGCGGTGGCCGGCATCCTGGCGGACATGAAGCTCGATCACCAGAGCCTGATGGCGGCCATGCTGCATGACGTCATCGAGGATACCGGCATTCCCAAGGACGCCCTGTCCGAACAGTTCGGGGAACCGGTGGCGGACCTGGTGGACGGTGTCTCCAAGCTGACCCAGATCGAATTCCGCTCCCGCGCCGAAGCCCAGGCCGAGAACTTCCAGAAGATGACCCTGGCCATGGCCCGGGACATCCGCGTGATCCTGGTGAAGCTGGCGGACCGCCTGCACAACATGCGCACACTCGGGCACATGTCCTACGAAAAGCGCCAGCGTATTGCGACCGAGACACTGGACATCTACGCGCCGATCGCCAACCGTCTGGGCATGCACACCCTGTGTACCGAGCTGGAGGACCTGGGCTTCTCCTTCCTGTATCCAATGCGTTCGCGCTACATCTCCAAGGCGGTGGAGACCCTCCGTGGCAGTCATCGTGAGATTATCGAGGAGATCCGCGGCAGGCTCGAGGAAAAGCTGCATGAGCGCGGCCTGCCAGGGCGAATCATGGGGCGCGAGAAGCACTTGAACAGCATCTACAACAAGATGAAGTTCAAGCACAAATCCTTCCATGAAATCATGGATGTCTACGCCTTCCGCATCATCACCGACTCCACCGACGACTGTTACCGCATCCTCGGCGCCGTTCACAGCCTCTACAAACCCCTTCCCGGACGCTTCAAGGACTACATTGCCATGCCCAAGGCCAATGGCTACCAGTCCCTGCACACGACGCTGTTCGGTATGCACGTGAACATCGAGATCCAGATCCGTACCGAGGAGATGGAGCACATCGCCAACAACGGGATCGCCGCCCACTGGCTCTACAAGAACGACAACTCGTCGGTGCTGGAGGTCAGCCAGCGGCGGGTGGATCGCTGGGTCAAGGGCCTGATGGAGATGCGCGAGCGGGCCGATGATTCGCTGGAATTCATCGAGCACGTCAAGGTCGACCTGTTCCCGGACGAGATCTACGTGTTCACGCCCAAGGGCAAGATCCTGGAGCTGCCCGGCGGCGCCACGCCCATCGATTTCGCCTACGCCATCCACACCGATATCGGCAACGCCTGCGTCGCCTGCCGCATCAACCGCAACCTGGGCTCGCTGAGCCAGCCGCTGCAGAGTGGCCAGACGGTGGAAATCATCACTGCGCCGGGCGCCCGCCCCAATCCGGCCTGGCTGGGTTTCGTGGTGACCGGCAAGGCGCGCAGCAGCATCCGTCATTTCCTCAAGTACCAGAAGAAGGCGGAATCCCTGGAATTGGGCAAGACGCTGCTCAAGAAATCCCTGGCCGGTTTTGGCCACAAGCTGGGGGACATCGACGACTCCCAGCGTCAGCGGGTGTGCAAGCATAATCAGGTGGGCAGTTTTGACGACCTGCTCAGCGATATCGGTCTGGGCAACCGCATGGCCTATATCGTGGCGCGGCAACTGGTGTCCGACCCGGGCGGGGATGGCCAGCAGCCCGATCACGACGGCTTCGATGTGGTCAACCTGCATCCCTCCGGCGCCGGTCGCGGCACCATGACCATCCAGGGCACCGAAGGCCTGGTGATCCGTTTCGCCGGCTGCTGCAAGCCGATCCCGGGCGATCCGGTGGTGGGCGTCATGGAGTCCGGCACCGGCATGGTTATCCACAGCGACACGTGCCGCAAACTGCCGGAGAAGGGTGCCGACGGTTCGCCGCTGATGCACCTGAAGTGGGCCAAGGACATCACCGACGAGTTCTCGGTAGAGCTTCGGGTGGAGCTGGAGCGCCAGCGGGGTGTCATCGCCGAGGTGGCCAGTGCCGTGTCCATGGCCGACGGCAATATCGAGCGGATCAACGTGGAAGAGCAGAATGCGCGCCTGAGCATCGTCAGCCTGGTGGTCCACGTCAACGGGCGTCGTCATCTGGCCCGGGTCATGCGCCGGGTGCGCAACATCCGCGCGGTAACGCACATTGCCAGGGTCCGCCACTGA
- a CDS encoding HDOD domain-containing protein: protein MELPIAVRDALQAASQSQGTPLFEIVEAEAQDQALRMVPLEDHQGKLQVICRRQDLLDINRLNTKLGRDLRIISRQELHRIRERLNVQLLPALPSLTGWPTLVDEAVDGLEVVTLAYAEGGPRIQLPIAAFRQMTAGAGRLSVTTPASAIQVNLSDPQNDRAQLHSAIERFTNLRVRQRLDDTLELPPLPETAQRIIHLRVNPNAVMNDLVDVVESDPSLAAQVVSWASSSFYAAAGEVRSVHDAISRVLGFELVMNLAMGLSLGKALKPPEDEPDGYIGYWQQAIWQAQAAGVLAAMMRRGERPSFGLAYLAGLLHNFGYLLLNQVFPPHFRAVCRNVEANGHLDSSLIEHHILGLSREQIGAQLMENWEMPDEVVVAIRHQKNPGYDGPNATYASILSLGRHLLIERGVGLGAPSALAPSIYDELGLDPEAVAEQMDALVEDRDSILAMAGMMQS, encoded by the coding sequence ATGGAACTGCCGATTGCAGTTCGGGATGCCCTGCAGGCTGCATCGCAAAGCCAGGGTACGCCACTGTTCGAAATTGTCGAGGCGGAGGCTCAGGACCAGGCCCTGCGCATGGTCCCGCTGGAAGACCACCAAGGTAAGTTGCAGGTGATCTGCCGACGCCAGGACCTGCTCGACATCAATCGCCTGAACACCAAACTGGGGCGGGATCTGCGGATCATCAGCCGCCAGGAACTGCATCGCATCCGCGAGCGCCTCAATGTCCAGCTGCTGCCGGCGCTGCCGTCCCTGACCGGTTGGCCCACCCTGGTGGACGAGGCGGTGGACGGGCTGGAGGTGGTGACCCTGGCCTACGCCGAGGGCGGCCCGCGAATCCAGCTGCCCATCGCCGCGTTCCGGCAGATGACGGCCGGGGCTGGACGTCTGTCGGTGACCACACCCGCCTCGGCGATCCAGGTGAACCTGTCCGATCCCCAGAATGACCGCGCGCAGCTGCACAGTGCCATCGAGCGCTTCACCAACCTGCGGGTGCGCCAGCGCCTGGACGACACACTGGAACTGCCGCCTCTGCCGGAAACGGCTCAGCGCATCATCCATCTGCGGGTCAATCCCAACGCGGTGATGAATGACCTGGTGGATGTTGTCGAGAGCGATCCCAGCCTGGCCGCGCAGGTGGTGAGCTGGGCGTCGTCCTCGTTCTACGCCGCCGCCGGTGAGGTGCGGTCGGTGCACGACGCCATCTCCCGGGTACTGGGTTTCGAGCTGGTGATGAACCTGGCGATGGGCTTGTCCCTGGGCAAGGCGCTCAAGCCGCCGGAGGACGAGCCCGACGGCTACATCGGCTACTGGCAGCAGGCCATCTGGCAGGCCCAGGCCGCCGGCGTGCTGGCCGCGATGATGCGCCGTGGCGAGCGGCCCTCGTTTGGTCTGGCTTATCTTGCCGGTTTGCTGCACAACTTCGGCTACCTGCTGCTCAACCAGGTGTTTCCGCCCCATTTCCGCGCCGTGTGCCGTAATGTGGAAGCCAACGGTCATCTGGATTCGTCGCTGATCGAGCATCACATCCTGGGGCTGAGCCGGGAGCAGATTGGCGCCCAGTTGATGGAAAACTGGGAAATGCCCGACGAAGTCGTGGTGGCCATCCGCCACCAGAAGAATCCGGGGTATGACGGCCCCAATGCCACGTACGCGTCGATCCTGAGCCTGGGGCGCCACCTGCTCATCGAGCGTGGTGTCGGGCTCGGTGCACCGTCCGCGCTGGCCCCATCCATCTACGACGAACTGGGCCTGGACCCGGAAGCGGTTGCCGAGCAGATGGATGCGCTGGTGGAAGACCGCGACAGTATCCTCGCCATGGCCGGCATGATGCAGTCGTGA
- a CDS encoding DUF2489 domain-containing protein codes for MPQWIQWVLIIAGLLVIALLARFIWQRTRLMRQQERQAARAEAFHNTRREQMVESVRVLAMSVEQDQVEYSEACLRIKGLLDHLAPELLDEAPYRIFQEMHDALQHMPTHQARQDTSAHFIRKMDEQRFELETRHADAIRRAATAIRYHRFDD; via the coding sequence ATGCCGCAGTGGATTCAATGGGTGCTGATTATTGCCGGGCTGCTCGTCATCGCCCTGCTGGCCCGGTTTATCTGGCAGCGCACCCGCCTGATGCGGCAGCAGGAACGCCAGGCCGCCCGCGCCGAGGCGTTCCACAACACGCGCCGGGAGCAAATGGTTGAAAGCGTGCGGGTGCTGGCCATGTCGGTGGAGCAGGATCAGGTGGAATACTCCGAAGCCTGCCTGCGTATCAAGGGGTTACTGGATCACCTGGCCCCGGAGCTTCTGGACGAAGCTCCCTACCGGATATTCCAGGAAATGCACGATGCCCTGCAGCACATGCCCACTCACCAGGCGCGCCAGGACACCTCCGCTCACTTTATTCGCAAGATGGACGAACAGCGCTTCGAACTGGAAACCAGGCACGCCGACGCCATCCGCCGGGCCGCCACCGCGATTCGCTATCACCGGTTCGACGATTGA
- a CDS encoding sugar nucleotide-binding protein, producing the protein MAISEPRILVAGCGALGSRIAVNLAADAVVYGLKRNVDTLTRDIIPVPGDLLEEDILEEQLPDDLDAVVYCLTPNQYDDAGYRDAFVTGLGNLIRALRTRGQTLNRLLFVSSTGVYHQNDDGWVDEDSPTEPEKFSGQRLLEGERLVHDSPWPSTVIRFSGIYGPTRRRFLQSVLSGKIHPPSPGPFTNRIHEDDAAAAAAHLIRQSLQGNPLEPRYLGSDCEPVRIDEIVDWIRQQVPCDPPQGEASRGARAGSKRISNRRLRDSGFEFRYPGYREGYGEMLRELSSAP; encoded by the coding sequence ATGGCAATCAGTGAACCACGTATTCTTGTGGCCGGTTGCGGTGCCCTGGGCAGCCGCATCGCTGTAAACCTGGCCGCAGACGCCGTGGTCTATGGTCTCAAACGCAATGTAGACACCCTGACGCGGGATATTATCCCGGTGCCCGGCGATCTGCTCGAAGAGGATATTCTGGAGGAACAGTTGCCCGACGACCTCGATGCCGTCGTCTACTGCCTGACGCCCAACCAGTACGACGATGCCGGCTACCGGGACGCGTTCGTGACCGGGCTGGGCAACCTGATCCGGGCACTGCGGACGCGCGGCCAGACGCTGAACCGGCTGCTGTTTGTCTCCAGCACCGGCGTCTACCACCAGAACGACGACGGCTGGGTCGACGAAGACAGCCCCACGGAACCGGAGAAGTTCAGCGGACAGCGGTTGCTGGAAGGCGAACGCCTGGTACACGACAGTCCCTGGCCGTCGACGGTGATCCGTTTCAGCGGGATCTACGGCCCCACCCGCCGCCGTTTCCTGCAGTCGGTGCTGTCGGGCAAGATTCACCCGCCCTCACCGGGGCCCTTCACTAACCGGATTCATGAAGACGACGCCGCCGCCGCCGCGGCCCACCTGATCCGTCAGTCGCTGCAGGGCAACCCGCTGGAACCCCGCTACCTGGGCAGCGACTGCGAGCCGGTGCGTATCGATGAGATCGTTGACTGGATTCGCCAGCAAGTACCATGTGATCCGCCGCAGGGCGAGGCGAGCCGGGGCGCCCGCGCCGGCAGCAAGCGCATCAGCAACCGACGCTTGCGGGACAGCGGTTTCGAGTTCCGCTATCCCGGCTATCGGGAAGGCTACGGGGAGATGCTGCGCGAACTCAGCTCAGCACCATGA
- the rpoZ gene encoding DNA-directed RNA polymerase subunit omega — protein sequence MARVTVEDCLDHVDNRFELVMLATKRARQISTKGHEPMVPEENDKPTVLALREIAEGKVDNALVEQDDDE from the coding sequence ATGGCACGAGTCACTGTTGAAGACTGTCTGGATCACGTCGATAACCGTTTTGAGCTGGTTATGCTGGCGACCAAACGGGCTCGTCAGATTTCAACCAAGGGCCACGAGCCGATGGTTCCTGAGGAAAACGATAAGCCAACCGTTCTGGCCCTGCGCGAAATCGCCGAGGGCAAGGTCGACAACGCTTTGGTCGAGCAGGACGACGACGAGTAA
- the recG gene encoding ATP-dependent DNA helicase RecG, which produces MASLEDIGVTTLKGVGAALAGTLAKLGIHSLQDLLFHLPHRYEDRSRVLPIGGLHVGDVGVVEGEVVKVDIVMGRRRSMQVTLRDDSGFLVLRFFHFNAAQKNQLSEGTRVRCFGEVRPGRAGFEFYHPEYQTNPPPMPPPDQATLTPVYPLTEGIQQPRVRSLCQQALKYLDRYPVRDWLPESLLADFQLPDINTALHQVHAPPVGAPVPELIEGRHPAQQRLVMEELLAHQLSLLRVREQIQAREALALLRQGDLEERFRDQLPFQLTPAQERVLSDVRQDLSQPLPMLRLVQGDVGSGKTVVAAIAALQAISAGAQVALMAPTEILAEQHYLNFHDWLAPLGLEPVWLSGKVKGKARQAALERVATGEARIVIGTHALFQGDVAFERLALVIVDEQHRFGVHQRLALREKGAAGQLAPHQLIMTATPIPRTLAMSAYADLDTSVIDELPPGRKPIETIAIADARREEVIERVQNACKAGRQAYWVCTLIEESEALQCQAAEVTAGELRERLPGLSIGLVHGRLKAREKADIMQRFKDGELDLLVATTVIEVGVDVPNASLIIIENPERLGLAQLHQLRGRVGRGHEASFCVLMYHPPLSKNGKARLQVLRDSQDGFVIAEKDLEIRGPGEVLGTRQTGMMQFRLADFERDKGWIPIIREAAPTLMGDANRVDALIRRWLGERIRYGDV; this is translated from the coding sequence ATGGCCTCGCTGGAAGACATCGGCGTCACGACCCTGAAAGGGGTTGGCGCCGCGCTGGCAGGGACGCTGGCGAAACTGGGCATCCACTCGCTGCAGGACCTGCTGTTCCACCTGCCGCACCGCTACGAGGACCGCTCCCGGGTATTGCCCATCGGCGGTCTGCACGTCGGTGACGTGGGCGTGGTCGAGGGCGAAGTGGTCAAGGTCGATATCGTCATGGGGCGTCGCCGCAGCATGCAGGTGACTCTCCGTGATGACTCCGGTTTCCTGGTGCTGCGCTTTTTCCACTTCAATGCCGCCCAGAAAAACCAGCTCAGCGAAGGAACACGGGTGCGCTGCTTCGGCGAAGTGCGCCCCGGTCGCGCCGGTTTCGAGTTCTACCACCCCGAATACCAGACCAACCCGCCCCCCATGCCGCCGCCGGACCAGGCCACGTTGACGCCGGTCTACCCGCTGACCGAAGGCATCCAGCAACCGCGTGTGCGCAGCCTGTGCCAGCAGGCCCTTAAGTATCTGGATCGTTATCCGGTGAGAGACTGGCTGCCCGAGTCCCTGCTGGCGGATTTCCAGTTGCCGGACATCAATACCGCTCTGCATCAGGTGCATGCACCACCGGTGGGAGCGCCGGTGCCGGAACTGATCGAGGGGCGCCACCCGGCCCAGCAGCGCCTGGTGATGGAAGAACTACTGGCCCACCAGCTCAGCCTGCTGCGGGTACGAGAGCAGATCCAGGCACGGGAAGCGCTGGCGTTGCTGCGCCAGGGGGATCTGGAAGAGCGTTTCCGCGACCAGTTGCCGTTCCAGCTCACACCGGCCCAGGAGCGCGTCCTGTCCGACGTGCGCCAGGACCTGAGCCAGCCGCTGCCGATGCTGCGCCTGGTGCAGGGGGATGTAGGCTCGGGCAAGACCGTGGTGGCCGCCATTGCGGCGCTGCAGGCGATCTCCGCCGGCGCCCAGGTGGCCCTGATGGCGCCCACCGAAATCCTCGCCGAGCAGCACTATCTGAACTTCCACGACTGGCTCGCGCCGCTGGGGCTGGAGCCGGTGTGGTTATCCGGCAAGGTCAAGGGCAAGGCGCGCCAGGCGGCGCTGGAGCGTGTGGCCACCGGCGAGGCACGGATCGTGATCGGCACCCACGCCCTGTTCCAGGGGGACGTTGCCTTCGAGCGTCTGGCGCTGGTGATCGTGGACGAGCAGCACCGTTTCGGCGTACACCAGCGACTGGCCCTGCGCGAGAAGGGCGCCGCCGGCCAGTTGGCGCCGCACCAGTTGATCATGACCGCCACCCCGATTCCCCGCACCCTGGCGATGAGCGCCTACGCCGACCTGGACACGTCGGTGATCGACGAATTGCCGCCGGGCCGCAAGCCCATCGAAACGATTGCCATCGCCGATGCCCGACGCGAGGAGGTCATCGAGCGAGTGCAAAATGCGTGTAAAGCCGGGCGTCAGGCTTACTGGGTGTGTACACTGATTGAAGAATCCGAGGCGCTGCAGTGCCAGGCGGCGGAAGTCACCGCCGGGGAACTGCGCGAGCGACTGCCCGGTCTGTCGATCGGCCTGGTGCACGGTCGTCTCAAGGCCAGGGAAAAAGCGGACATCATGCAGCGCTTCAAGGACGGCGAGCTGGACCTGCTGGTGGCCACCACGGTCATCGAGGTGGGGGTGGATGTCCCCAACGCGTCGTTGATCATCATCGAGAATCCGGAACGCCTGGGCCTGGCCCAGTTGCACCAGTTGCGCGGCCGGGTGGGGCGCGGGCACGAGGCGAGTTTCTGTGTGCTGATGTATCATCCGCCGCTGTCGAAGAACGGCAAGGCCCGCCTGCAGGTCCTGCGGGACAGTCAGGACGGCTTTGTCATCGCGGAGAAAGATCTGGAAATTCGCGGCCCCGGCGAGGTTCTGGGGACCCGCCAGACCGGCATGATGCAGTTCCGGCTGGCGGATTTCGAGCGGGACAAGGGCTGGATACCGATCATTCGGGAAGCGGCGCCGACGCTGATGGGCGACGCGAACCGGGTCGACGCCCTGATTCGCCGCTGGCTGGGGGAACGCATTCGTTACGGCGATGTCTGA